The Geodermatophilaceae bacterium NBWT11 genome has a segment encoding these proteins:
- the asnB gene encoding asparagine synthase (glutamine-hydrolyzing) gives MCGIAGWVSFDGDLRTERATAAAMTDTMACRGPDDVGLYLRPHVALGHRRLAVIDVAHGRQPMALAADGGLAAGPDVERVTDEDLALVYSGEVYDFREHRARLGGRFDTDSDTEVVLRAHRAGRGRDPREVVAGFNGMFAYALWDARAQELLLVRDRLGVKPLYYRQTADGVLFGSEPKAVLAHPDVPRVVDAAGLRQVFGLVADPAHTPFAGLREVPPGHVVRVTRTGVQELRYWQLESTPHTDDVDATVRTVRELLDDTAARQLVADVPLCTLLSGGLDSSALTALAARQLGAAGQGPVRSFSVDFAGNDADFVPDEVRGTQDAPYVVDVARHVASDHTDVVLDDARLLDDAARAAVLRARDTPGMGEIDTSLYLLFAAVRKSSTVALSGESADEVFGGYIDFHDPAAVGAGTFPWLAGRMVRGHRLGDLLHERVAKELDLTGHVADAYAATMAEVPRLAGETGHDARMREVSYAYLTRFLPVLLDRKDRMSMAVGLEVRVPFCDHRLVQYVFNAPWHLKTFDGREKSLLRAATADLLPRSVVERVKSPYPSTQDPRYGAEIARRFGVLADDGTTPLGELVDLEAARSAGRDVQDRLLYVDAWLREYDVEVQL, from the coding sequence GTGTGCGGCATCGCGGGATGGGTCTCCTTCGACGGGGACCTGAGGACAGAACGGGCCACCGCTGCGGCGATGACCGACACCATGGCCTGCCGGGGGCCCGACGACGTCGGGCTGTACCTGCGCCCGCACGTCGCGCTGGGGCACCGCCGCCTGGCGGTCATCGACGTCGCGCACGGCCGCCAGCCGATGGCCCTGGCCGCCGACGGCGGGCTGGCCGCCGGCCCGGACGTGGAGCGGGTGACCGACGAGGACCTGGCGCTGGTCTACTCCGGTGAGGTCTACGACTTCCGCGAGCACCGCGCCCGCCTGGGCGGCCGGTTCGACACCGACAGCGACACCGAGGTCGTGCTGCGCGCCCACCGCGCCGGCCGCGGCCGGGACCCCCGCGAGGTCGTCGCCGGGTTCAACGGCATGTTCGCCTACGCGCTGTGGGACGCCCGCGCCCAGGAGCTGCTCCTGGTCCGCGACCGGCTCGGCGTGAAGCCGCTGTACTACCGGCAGACCGCCGACGGCGTGCTCTTCGGCTCCGAGCCCAAGGCCGTGCTGGCCCACCCCGACGTCCCCCGGGTCGTCGACGCCGCCGGGCTGCGCCAGGTGTTCGGCCTGGTCGCCGACCCCGCACACACCCCGTTCGCCGGGCTGCGCGAGGTGCCCCCGGGCCACGTCGTCCGGGTGACCCGCACCGGCGTGCAGGAGCTGCGGTACTGGCAGCTGGAGTCCACCCCGCACACCGACGACGTGGACGCCACGGTGCGCACCGTCCGCGAGCTGCTCGACGACACCGCCGCCCGCCAGCTCGTCGCCGACGTCCCGCTGTGCACCCTGCTGTCGGGTGGGCTGGACTCCTCGGCGCTCACCGCGCTGGCCGCCCGCCAGCTCGGGGCCGCCGGTCAGGGCCCCGTCCGCTCGTTCTCGGTCGACTTCGCCGGCAACGACGCCGACTTCGTGCCCGACGAGGTGCGCGGCACCCAGGACGCGCCCTACGTCGTCGACGTCGCGCGGCACGTGGCCAGCGACCACACCGACGTCGTGCTGGACGACGCCCGGCTGCTGGACGACGCCGCCCGGGCCGCCGTCCTGCGGGCCCGGGACACCCCGGGCATGGGGGAGATCGACACCTCGCTGTACCTGCTCTTCGCCGCCGTCCGGAAGAGCTCGACGGTCGCGCTGAGCGGGGAGAGCGCCGACGAGGTGTTCGGCGGCTACATCGACTTCCACGACCCCGCCGCCGTCGGCGCGGGCACCTTCCCCTGGCTGGCCGGGCGGATGGTGCGCGGGCACCGCCTGGGTGACCTCCTGCACGAGCGGGTCGCCAAGGAGCTCGACCTCACCGGGCACGTCGCCGACGCCTACGCCGCGACCATGGCCGAGGTGCCCCGGCTGGCCGGGGAGACCGGGCACGACGCCCGGATGCGCGAGGTCTCCTACGCCTACCTGACCCGCTTCCTCCCGGTGCTGCTGGACCGCAAGGACCGGATGAGCATGGCCGTGGGCCTCGAGGTGCGGGTGCCGTTCTGCGACCACCGGCTGGTGCAGTACGTGTTCAACGCACCCTGGCACCTGAAGACCTTCGACGGCCGGGAGAAGAGCCTGCTGCGGGCCGCGACGGCCGACCTGCTGCCGCGGTCGGTGGTGGAGCGGGTCAAGAGCCCCTACCCCTCCACCCAGGACCCGCGGTACGGCGCCGAGATCGCCCGCCGGTTCGGCGTCCTGGCCGACGACGGGACGACGCCGCTGGGCGAGCTGGTCGACCTCGAGGCCGCCCGCAGCGCAGGGCGGGACGTGCAGGACCGGCTGCTCTACGTCGACGCCTGGCTGCGCGAGTACGACGTCGAGGTGCAGCTGTAG
- a CDS encoding lipase produces the protein MLRGAVDVETTADGLVPHRLPGWVRERHEDPQLLMAESQPSGVRVVFGTTSTALTLVTRRTRVGYAGTPDRPDGAYDLLVDGVRTARAHSSGGRQLVIDLRDGSRTVVDGEPGPVVFPALPPGDKEVEVWLPHTETTELLELHTDAPVRPAAPDPRPVWVHHGSSLSHGTNAEGPTETWPALAAAAAGLSLVNLGFGGSALLDPFTARTMAAAPADLLSVKVGINLVNTDLMRLRAFGPAVHGFLDTLRDAHPTTPLLVVTPLFCPLHEDTPGPGAVDPASYTTGRVRFLATGDPAEVAAGKLTLTVVRTALAAVLAVRRDPHLHLVDGLGLYGPADHDADPLPDGLHLSAAGHHTVAGRFADAVRDLSSAGPRP, from the coding sequence ATGCTGCGTGGCGCCGTCGACGTCGAGACCACCGCGGACGGACTGGTCCCACACCGCCTCCCCGGCTGGGTGCGCGAGCGGCACGAGGACCCCCAGCTGCTGATGGCCGAGTCCCAGCCCTCCGGCGTCCGGGTCGTGTTCGGCACCACGTCGACCGCGCTCACCCTGGTCACCCGGCGCACCCGGGTCGGCTACGCCGGCACCCCCGACCGCCCGGACGGCGCCTACGACCTGCTGGTCGACGGGGTGCGCACCGCCCGGGCGCACAGCTCGGGCGGCCGGCAGCTCGTGATCGACCTGCGCGACGGCAGCCGCACCGTGGTCGACGGCGAGCCCGGCCCGGTCGTCTTCCCGGCCCTGCCGCCCGGCGACAAGGAGGTCGAGGTGTGGCTGCCGCACACCGAGACCACCGAGCTGCTGGAGCTGCACACCGACGCCCCCGTCCGCCCTGCGGCGCCGGACCCCCGGCCGGTCTGGGTGCACCACGGCAGCTCGCTGAGCCACGGCACGAACGCCGAGGGCCCGACGGAGACCTGGCCCGCGCTGGCCGCCGCGGCAGCCGGGCTGTCGCTGGTGAACCTCGGCTTCGGCGGCAGCGCGCTGCTGGACCCGTTCACCGCCCGGACGATGGCCGCCGCGCCCGCGGACCTGCTCAGCGTCAAGGTCGGCATCAACCTGGTGAACACCGACCTGATGCGGCTGCGTGCGTTCGGCCCGGCGGTGCACGGGTTCCTGGACACCCTGCGCGACGCGCACCCCACGACCCCGTTGCTGGTGGTGACCCCGCTGTTCTGCCCGCTCCACGAGGACACCCCCGGCCCGGGCGCGGTCGACCCCGCCTCGTACACGACCGGCCGGGTGCGGTTCCTGGCCACCGGCGACCCGGCCGAGGTGGCCGCCGGCAAGCTCACGCTCACCGTCGTCCGCACCGCGCTGGCCGCCGTCCTCGCCGTCCGGCGGGACCCGCACCTGCACCTGGTCGACGGCCTCGGGCTCTACGGCCCGGCCGACCACGACGCCGACCCGCTGCCCGACGGGCTGCACCTCAGCGCCGCCGGCCACCACACCGTCGCCGGCCGGTTCGCCGACGCGGTGCGGGACCTCAGCTCCGCAGGTCCTCGACCTTGA
- a CDS encoding TetR family transcriptional regulator — protein MARSGVTADGLTRAALELADEVGATAVTLSALARRFGVATPSLYAHVAGLDALRTRMAVAALREMADLARDAIGGRAGADALAALAGAYRDFARAHPGRYDASTFPVDPATAAGSAGPEHAAFVRAALRGFALGAEDQVHAVRLFGSLVAGFVALERAGAFGHSEPAPELSWERCLASLDALVRSWTPTPEEHP, from the coding sequence GTGGCTCGCAGCGGTGTGACGGCGGACGGCCTGACGAGGGCCGCCCTCGAGCTGGCCGACGAGGTCGGGGCGACGGCGGTGACCCTGTCGGCGCTGGCCCGGCGGTTCGGCGTCGCCACCCCCAGCCTCTACGCCCACGTCGCCGGCCTGGACGCCCTGCGCACCCGGATGGCGGTCGCCGCGCTGCGCGAGATGGCCGACCTCGCCCGGGACGCCATCGGTGGCCGCGCCGGCGCGGACGCCCTCGCCGCCCTGGCCGGTGCCTACCGGGACTTCGCCCGGGCCCACCCCGGCCGGTACGACGCCTCGACGTTCCCGGTGGACCCGGCGACCGCCGCGGGCAGCGCCGGCCCCGAGCACGCCGCCTTCGTCCGGGCCGCGCTGCGCGGGTTCGCCCTCGGCGCCGAGGACCAGGTGCACGCCGTCCGGCTGTTCGGCAGCCTCGTCGCCGGATTCGTCGCCCTGGAGCGGGCCGGCGCCTTCGGGCACAGCGAGCCCGCGCCCGAGCTCAGCTGGGAGCGGTGCCTGGCGTCCCTCGACGCCCTCGTCCGCTCCTGGACCCCCACCCCCGAGGAGCACCCGTGA
- a CDS encoding EAL domain-containing protein translates to MTGTPPSADVHAVLAARAVTSVFQPIVDLDSGRVVAYEALARGPEGALRSPDALFAAAREAGVLAELDAACRVAAFRGAVDEHLLAPLTVFVNVEPEVLDGAPLDELLAIAQGAPAELRVVVEITERALAARPAELLQTVRRVREVGWGVALDDVGADAVSLAFMPLLRPDVVKLDLRLVQDRPGPAVAEIMNAVNAYAERTGALVLAEGIETPEHLTAALALGATLGQGWLFGRPEAGPAPQFETAELVLPPAAAAVPAVDVSPFACLPPGTPLRRSPKLLLIELSKQLERQAMRLGETCVVAATFQEARHLTPSTVQRYRELAARTAFVAALGDGLSTEPVPGVRGATLATTDEVRGEWDVAVLSPHFSAALLARDLGDDGPELERTFEFALTYDRDVVARATHALVSRVAPRETRLPVARRAAAVTAPRVPEITVTAPGAEGLLHRAMAATSSGVVIVDMQLPDQPMVFVNRAFERLSGFSRDEVLGRNCRFLQTPDTDLAAVARIRSAIAEGRECRETVLNHRGPDQVPWWNELHLAPVTDSAGRVVQYIGVQDDVTGRVEAERRLAREQDRTRQHLGRIEQLAYTDPLTGLPNRRRLQEQVELAMWESETAGTAVGLLFLDLNGFKAVNDRFGHAVGDELLVVVSRRVRSLLRRTDLLARLGGDEFLVALPGLDPSRAQAEAARVVDTLVAGVALPIELDGEVVTVGASIGAAVSPTDGVDFATLLHAADLRMYALKEQRREAVGV, encoded by the coding sequence GTGACCGGAACGCCCCCTTCCGCCGACGTCCACGCCGTGCTCGCCGCGCGGGCCGTGACCAGCGTCTTCCAGCCCATCGTCGACCTCGACAGCGGCCGGGTCGTCGCCTACGAGGCGCTGGCGCGCGGCCCGGAGGGCGCCCTGCGCAGCCCCGACGCGCTGTTCGCCGCCGCCCGCGAGGCCGGCGTGCTGGCCGAGCTGGACGCCGCCTGCCGGGTGGCCGCGTTCCGCGGCGCGGTCGACGAGCACCTCCTCGCGCCCCTCACCGTCTTCGTCAACGTCGAGCCCGAGGTGCTCGACGGCGCCCCGCTCGACGAGCTGCTGGCGATCGCCCAGGGGGCCCCGGCCGAGCTCCGGGTCGTCGTGGAGATCACCGAGCGGGCGCTGGCCGCCCGGCCGGCCGAGCTGCTGCAGACCGTCCGGCGGGTCCGGGAGGTCGGCTGGGGCGTGGCCCTGGACGACGTCGGCGCCGACGCGGTCTCCCTGGCCTTCATGCCCCTGCTGCGCCCCGACGTCGTCAAGCTCGACCTGCGGCTGGTGCAGGACCGCCCGGGTCCGGCGGTCGCCGAGATCATGAACGCGGTCAACGCCTACGCCGAGCGCACCGGGGCCCTGGTGCTCGCCGAGGGCATCGAGACCCCGGAGCACCTCACCGCCGCGCTCGCCCTGGGCGCCACCCTCGGGCAGGGCTGGCTCTTCGGGCGCCCGGAGGCGGGCCCGGCCCCGCAGTTCGAGACCGCCGAGCTCGTGCTGCCCCCCGCGGCCGCGGCCGTCCCCGCGGTCGACGTCTCGCCCTTCGCCTGCCTGCCCCCGGGCACCCCGCTGCGCCGCTCGCCCAAGCTGCTGCTGATCGAGCTGAGCAAGCAGCTCGAGCGGCAGGCCATGCGGCTGGGGGAGACCTGCGTGGTCGCCGCGACCTTCCAGGAGGCCCGGCACCTCACCCCGTCCACCGTGCAGCGCTACCGCGAGCTGGCCGCCCGCACCGCCTTCGTCGCCGCCCTCGGCGACGGGCTGTCCACCGAGCCGGTCCCCGGTGTCCGTGGCGCCACGCTGGCCACCACCGACGAGGTCCGCGGCGAGTGGGACGTCGCCGTCCTCAGCCCGCACTTCAGCGCGGCGCTGCTGGCCCGCGACCTGGGCGACGACGGTCCGGAGCTGGAACGCACCTTCGAGTTCGCGCTCACCTACGACCGCGACGTCGTCGCCCGCGCCACCCACGCCCTGGTCTCCCGGGTGGCCCCCCGGGAGACCCGGCTGCCGGTGGCCCGCCGGGCCGCGGCGGTCACCGCCCCCCGGGTCCCGGAGATCACGGTGACCGCGCCCGGCGCGGAGGGCCTGCTGCACCGGGCGATGGCCGCCACCAGCAGCGGCGTCGTCATCGTCGACATGCAGCTGCCCGACCAGCCGATGGTCTTCGTCAACCGCGCCTTCGAGCGGCTCTCCGGCTTCTCCCGCGACGAGGTGCTGGGCCGCAACTGCCGGTTCCTGCAGACCCCGGACACCGACCTGGCCGCCGTGGCCCGCATCCGGTCGGCCATCGCCGAGGGCCGGGAGTGCCGGGAGACCGTGCTCAACCACCGCGGCCCCGACCAGGTGCCCTGGTGGAACGAGCTGCACCTGGCGCCGGTGACCGACTCCGCCGGTCGGGTCGTGCAGTACATCGGCGTGCAGGACGACGTCACCGGCCGGGTGGAGGCCGAGCGCCGGCTGGCCCGCGAGCAGGACCGCACCCGGCAGCACCTGGGCCGGATCGAGCAGCTGGCCTACACCGACCCGCTCACCGGTCTGCCCAACCGGCGCCGGCTGCAGGAGCAGGTGGAGCTGGCGATGTGGGAGTCCGAGACCGCGGGCACCGCGGTGGGGCTGCTCTTCCTGGACCTCAACGGCTTCAAGGCCGTCAACGACCGCTTCGGCCACGCGGTGGGCGACGAGCTGCTCGTGGTCGTCAGCCGCCGGGTGCGCAGCCTGCTCCGGCGCACCGACCTGCTCGCCCGGCTCGGTGGGGACGAGTTCCTCGTCGCCCTGCCCGGTCTGGACCCCTCCCGCGCGCAGGCGGAGGCGGCCCGGGTCGTCGACACCCTCGTCGCCGGGGTCGCCCTGCCGATCGAGCTGGACGGCGAGGTGGTGACGGTGGGGGCGAGCATCGGTGCCGCGGTGTCCCCGACCGACGGCGTCGACTTCGCCACCCTCCTGCACGCCGCGGACCTGCGGATGTACGCCCTCAAGGAGCAGCGCCGGGAGGCCGTGGGCGTCTGA
- a CDS encoding GAF domain-containing protein, whose translation MHRPRPTSAAGPTGPGAGADADIDAVTAVVTGLARARSAEEAVDLALQAVRTAFGWGHGSYRTVEPAEGSAGRAWATGELVHAPDEAVVCLPLTAAGVVVGVLEFPGAGPLGGRRLATLRCVGVLVSQALERAALAEEQDRTAQDVAAVTGVLELLTAATDADAALGVALDTVRRDFGWAYGSFWRVDPAAGVLRFERESGDAGPEFRAVTLAATFAPGVGLAGRAWQADDLVSVADLGELTDCVRAPAAQRAGVRSGVCLPVRVGGRVVGTMDFFALTTLTLSAGRRAALRNTAFLLGSALDRIAATEQLASAGRELVASIEEVERNVLSATSVAGEGRRLAEAAHEVVAQLGDSSRQVGQVAVTIGTIAGQTNLLALNATIEAARAGEAGRGFAVVANEVKELARETATATTDVTARITAIQEQVDAVVATLGGIGAVIEQINETQAVIGGVLTEQVAVTRGILD comes from the coding sequence CTGCACCGCCCCCGCCCCACGTCCGCCGCCGGGCCGACCGGACCCGGAGCCGGAGCCGATGCCGACATCGACGCGGTCACCGCGGTCGTCACCGGGCTGGCCCGCGCGCGATCGGCCGAGGAGGCCGTCGACCTCGCCCTGCAGGCGGTGCGCACCGCGTTCGGCTGGGGCCACGGGTCCTACCGGACCGTGGAGCCGGCCGAGGGCTCGGCCGGGCGGGCGTGGGCGACCGGTGAGCTGGTGCACGCGCCCGACGAGGCCGTGGTCTGCCTCCCGCTGACCGCCGCCGGGGTCGTCGTCGGCGTCCTGGAGTTCCCCGGCGCCGGCCCGCTCGGCGGCCGCCGCCTCGCCACGCTGCGGTGCGTGGGCGTGCTGGTGTCCCAGGCGCTGGAGCGTGCCGCCCTCGCCGAGGAACAGGACCGGACCGCCCAGGACGTCGCCGCCGTCACCGGGGTGCTGGAGCTGCTGACCGCGGCGACCGACGCCGACGCCGCCCTCGGCGTGGCCCTGGACACCGTCCGCCGGGACTTCGGCTGGGCCTACGGCTCCTTCTGGCGGGTGGACCCCGCTGCCGGGGTGCTGCGCTTCGAGCGGGAGTCCGGGGACGCCGGCCCGGAGTTCCGCGCCGTCACCCTCGCGGCCACCTTCGCCCCCGGGGTCGGGTTGGCCGGGCGGGCCTGGCAGGCCGACGACCTGGTCTCCGTCGCCGACCTGGGCGAGCTCACCGACTGCGTGCGGGCGCCGGCCGCCCAGCGCGCCGGTGTCCGGTCCGGGGTGTGCCTGCCCGTGCGGGTCGGGGGTCGGGTGGTCGGCACGATGGACTTCTTCGCGCTGACGACCCTGACCCTCTCCGCGGGCCGGCGGGCCGCGCTGCGCAACACCGCCTTCCTGCTCGGCAGCGCCCTGGACCGGATCGCCGCGACCGAGCAGCTGGCCTCCGCCGGCCGGGAGCTGGTCGCCTCCATCGAGGAGGTGGAGCGCAACGTGCTGTCCGCGACCTCGGTGGCCGGCGAGGGCCGGCGGCTGGCCGAGGCCGCCCACGAGGTGGTCGCCCAGCTCGGGGACTCCAGCCGCCAGGTCGGACAGGTCGCCGTCACGATCGGCACCATCGCCGGGCAGACCAACCTGCTGGCCCTCAACGCCACCATCGAGGCCGCCCGGGCGGGGGAGGCCGGCCGCGGCTTCGCCGTGGTCGCCAACGAGGTGAAGGAGCTGGCCCGGGAGACCGCGACCGCCACCACCGACGTCACCGCGAGGATCACCGCCATCCAGGAGCAGGTGGACGCCGTCGTGGCCACCCTGGGCGGCATCGGCGCGGTGATCGAGCAGATCAACGAGACCCAGGCCGTGATCGGCGGCGTGCTGACCGAACAGGTGGCCGTCACCCGGGGGATCCTGGACTGA